Part of the Henckelia pumila isolate YLH828 chromosome 2, ASM3356847v2, whole genome shotgun sequence genome is shown below.
CTCCTCTCGTAGGCATGTGTCGTTCAACCCAAATCTGAGATTGATCTCCAATTTGAGGGTACAAAACTAAGTACTCCTTGGGGCTATGTTAGCTCTATAGCTTTGGCTGTCACCACTTTTGGGACAGTGGCTTTGACCAGTGGCCTTTTCCTCAAGCCAGATGCCACCATTGATGACTACCTAGCTAACTTCGCGCCCCTCTTTGGTGGATTTTTTACTATTTTGGTGGTTTCTGAGGTATGTAGTGTTTTTGTTCACTCCATCAATTGCATTTAAAGACAGATCTTGTGGTTTTGATACGTGTCAACTGTGAATGTTGGTGATGGTGCTCCGAAAAAAAGTGTTTAAGGCCATCTTGCTGTTGAATTCTAGTAATCCAAAAAATGAGTACCCTTTAGCAGTCATTTGTGTCTTCCATTTGTTAATTTTACTTTGGTTTCTGTATGTTAGATATCAACACGAGTAGCAGCAGCCCGGTATGGTGTAAAATTGAGTCCCTCATTTCTCGTGCCATCTAACTGGACCGGATGCCTTGGCGTCATGAATAACTATGAATCATTGCTGCCTAACAAGAAGGCTCTGTTTGACATTCCAGTGGCAAGAACAGCCAGCGCATATCTGACGTCCTTAGTTCTTGCGATTTCAGCTTTTGTAGCTGATGGCAGTTTCAATGGCGGTGACAATGCTTTGTAAGTAATCTTTTGTTCCTTCATCTGTGTAATGTGGTATGTTTTGTACTTTAATGTTTACTCTGCGTTCAGGTACATTCGACCTCAATTCTTTTACAATAATCCTCTTCTTTCCTTCATCCAATATGTGATCGGTCCCTACACCGATGATCTTGGGAATGTGTTACCATATGCGGTTAAAGGCGTAGGAGTCCCTGTCGACCCCCTTGCATTTGCTGGTCTCTTAGGTAATCCTTTTGTTGAAATCATAAACTTAATATCAATCGCCAAAACCATTAAATAAACTCTCTTGCCAGAAGTCCCTCATTAGCCACAATTCCTGGTCTGCAAACAGAACAATATAACTTGTTGTTTTCTTGTTTAGGCATGGTGGTCACTACTCTGAACCTGCTCCCAGTGGGGAGACTCGAAGGAGGTCGTATAGCCCAAGCCATGTTCGGAAGAAGCACCGCTAACGTGTTAACTTTCGCGACATCCCTACTACTAGCCATTGGTGGGTTAAGTGGAAGTGTTCTGTGTCTAGCATGGGGACTGTTTGCAACCTTCTTCCGGGGCGGAGAGGAGGTTCCTGCAAAGGACGAGATTACACCGTTGGGGGACGATCGTTTCGCTTGGGGTTGCGTGCTTTTCTTGATATGTTTGCTTACTCTGTTACCTAATGGAGGAGGGACCTTTCCGAGCTCGTTTTTTGGGTCACCATTTTTCAGGGGGGAGTTGTAAATAGTGACAACATTTCAGTGTTCGGACTTCAATACTGCGTTTTGGCTGTGAAATCCATGCTTGTGAATATTGTGGATATTCATGTAATTCTTCTCCATGCTTTACATTATGTATATCGAATCGGATGGTTTTGGACACTTTTGGCACTTGAGAGCACACcatttaaaaaaacttaaattcGATCAATGTCATAAAAGTAATGGTATATGTGCTCAGCTTCGTTTGGTACGATTATAAATCATTCACGTATAAACTTATCTTGTTTAATTTTGCgtttttttgtcatattatttatttatttattgattttaattttatatcaattaaattattaattatttatcttacatcaatcaaattatagaatataaattattatattattttttataaataatattatcacattttatttattgtgaagaaagacaaaaaataatttatcatttttatataaaatttaatcaatcaaattaaataaattatatttaatcaaattaaacattatattaattatcatttcttatttattttttattacattatattatttattcatatattatttatctaatcATTCATACCAAACGAAGTCATGCATATCTTGAtttacattttttatttattaattataaaattttatttgatcaactaaatatttattttttatcatgagtagttttatatttaataaGTGAAATGAGAGAAATTTTAAGTAAGAATGTAAATCAAGGTATACATCTAGCATTTTTTATGTTATATAAATATTCAATCACATGTTTCGAGTTTGTGGGAGATTGGTCTAAATGTTAATGTTTCATGATATTaattaattggataaacataggattatattaataattttattcgtattaattcataaaatttatttatatttattttaaatattaaaatttaataatttatcacaaataaaaaatgatataaataatcatttttaactaattattttttcaattaagaaaaattatataaatataatttattttctcaaaaataatatatgaaatccccctatttaaaaaaaagta
Proteins encoded:
- the LOC140882797 gene encoding probable zinc metallopeptidase EGY3, chloroplastic → MATTLFSSVSCPSSSRSIDRSYTLHTTSLCRLSRYPFGQRLKFSGKRLDFCVKAEEKNDSASSSVAVEETKEEGADNGKKDVGEVAEENKMGKLQEVDWKQDETFKNFMGNPSIEAAIKLEKKRTEMKLRELNKETSGNPFVSFFNNLVRANLSKEKERLEKAEESFKALDLNKLKSCFGFDAFFATDVRRFGDGGIFIGNLRKPIEEAIPKLEKKLSEAAGREVVVWLMEEKTNDIIKQACVVQPKSEIDLQFEGTKLSTPWGYVSSIALAVTTFGTVALTSGLFLKPDATIDDYLANFAPLFGGFFTILVVSEISTRVAAARYGVKLSPSFLVPSNWTGCLGVMNNYESLLPNKKALFDIPVARTASAYLTSLVLAISAFVADGSFNGGDNALYIRPQFFYNNPLLSFIQYVIGPYTDDLGNVLPYAVKGVGVPVDPLAFAGLLGMVVTTLNLLPVGRLEGGRIAQAMFGRSTANVLTFATSLLLAIGGLSGSVLCLAWGLFATFFRGGEEVPAKDEITPLGDDRFAWGCVLFLICLLTLLPNGGGTFPSSFFGSPFFRGEL